In Vidua macroura isolate BioBank_ID:100142 chromosome 7, ASM2450914v1, whole genome shotgun sequence, a single genomic region encodes these proteins:
- the LOC128810047 gene encoding C-X-C chemokine receptor type 2-like isoform X1: MRRERGARKCGGTRVESCTGEGARGMGITASPGKMESLSYSGDFSNILFLYNYTYDYSTAMPDTAISSSPCRPESSALNKYLVVVIYCLVFILSVVGNGLVVLVVTSSHTSRSVTDVYLLNLAVADLLFALTLPLWAAYRAHEWVFGTVMCKAISVLQEANFYSGILLLACISVDRYLAIVYATRAATEKRHWVKFVCLGIWVFSILLSLPVLLFREAFRSPNNGTVCYERISGEDTTKWRVVLRILPQTFGFVLPLLVMLFCYGVTIHTLLQTKNAQKQRAMKVIFAVVLVFLICWLPYNITLVSDTLMRTRAIAETCERRNRIDTTLSVTQVLGFAHSCINPIIYAFIGQKFRNSFLKILAQRGLISKDAVARYGRASYASTSGNTSTTL; this comes from the exons atgcggcgggagcggggcgcCCGCAAATGTGGTGGGACACGGGTGGAGTCCTGCACTGGGGAGGGTGCTCGTGGTATGGGCATCACCGCCAGCCCGG GCAAAATGGAGTCCTTGTCCTACAGTGGAGATTTTTCCAACATCTTGTTCCTTTACAACTACACCTATGACTATAGCACAGCCATGCCTGACACTGCTATCTCATCCTCTCCGTGCCGGCCTGAAAGCTCTGCCCTCAACAAGTACCTGGTGGTGGTGATCTACTGCCTTGTCTTCATCCTCAGTGTGGTGGGGAATgggctggtggtgctggtggtgacCTCCAGCCACACCAGCCGCTCTGTCACCGACGTCTACCTGCTCAACCTGGCCGTGGCAGACCTGCTCTTCGCTTTGACCCTGCCGCTTTGGGCAGCCTACCGAGCCCACGAGTGGGTCTTTGGCACTGTGATGTGCAAAGccatctctgtgctgcaggaagccAACTTCTACAGCGGCATCCTTCTTCTGGCCTGCATTAGTGTGGACCGCTACCTGGCCATTGTCTATGCCACACGGGCTGCCACTGAGAAGAGGCACTGGGTGAAGTTTGTCTGCTTGGGCATCTGGGTCTTCTCCATACTGCTCTCCCTGCCCGTGTTGCTCTTCCGTGAGGCTTTCCGCTCTCCCAACAATGGCACCGTGTGCTATGAGCGCATCAGTGGCGAGGACACGACCAAGTGGCGGGTAGTGCTGCGGATCCTGCCGCAGACATTTGGCTTTGTCTTGCCCCTCCTGGTGATGCTCTTCTGCTATGGTGTCACCATCCACACCCTCCTGCAGACCAAGAATGCTCAGAAGCAGCGGGCCATGAAGGTCATCTTTGCTGTGGTGCTGGTCTTCCTCATCTGCTGGCTGCCCTACAACATCACACTGGTGAGCGACACCCTCATGAGGACGCGGGCCATTGCTGAAACCTGTGAGAGGAGGAACCGCATCGACACAACCCTCTCTGTCACGCAGGTCCTGGGCTTTGCCCACAGCTGCATCAACCCTATCATCTACGCCTTCATCGGTCAAAAGTTTCGCAACAGCTTCCTCAAGATCCTGGCACAGCGTGGGCTGATCAGCAAGGATGCTGTTGCCCGCTATGGCCGTGCCTCCTATGCCTCCACCTCTGGCAATACATCTACCACCCTCTGA
- the LOC128810047 gene encoding C-X-C chemokine receptor type 2-like isoform X2 — MESLSYSGDFSNILFLYNYTYDYSTAMPDTAISSSPCRPESSALNKYLVVVIYCLVFILSVVGNGLVVLVVTSSHTSRSVTDVYLLNLAVADLLFALTLPLWAAYRAHEWVFGTVMCKAISVLQEANFYSGILLLACISVDRYLAIVYATRAATEKRHWVKFVCLGIWVFSILLSLPVLLFREAFRSPNNGTVCYERISGEDTTKWRVVLRILPQTFGFVLPLLVMLFCYGVTIHTLLQTKNAQKQRAMKVIFAVVLVFLICWLPYNITLVSDTLMRTRAIAETCERRNRIDTTLSVTQVLGFAHSCINPIIYAFIGQKFRNSFLKILAQRGLISKDAVARYGRASYASTSGNTSTTL; from the coding sequence ATGGAGTCCTTGTCCTACAGTGGAGATTTTTCCAACATCTTGTTCCTTTACAACTACACCTATGACTATAGCACAGCCATGCCTGACACTGCTATCTCATCCTCTCCGTGCCGGCCTGAAAGCTCTGCCCTCAACAAGTACCTGGTGGTGGTGATCTACTGCCTTGTCTTCATCCTCAGTGTGGTGGGGAATgggctggtggtgctggtggtgacCTCCAGCCACACCAGCCGCTCTGTCACCGACGTCTACCTGCTCAACCTGGCCGTGGCAGACCTGCTCTTCGCTTTGACCCTGCCGCTTTGGGCAGCCTACCGAGCCCACGAGTGGGTCTTTGGCACTGTGATGTGCAAAGccatctctgtgctgcaggaagccAACTTCTACAGCGGCATCCTTCTTCTGGCCTGCATTAGTGTGGACCGCTACCTGGCCATTGTCTATGCCACACGGGCTGCCACTGAGAAGAGGCACTGGGTGAAGTTTGTCTGCTTGGGCATCTGGGTCTTCTCCATACTGCTCTCCCTGCCCGTGTTGCTCTTCCGTGAGGCTTTCCGCTCTCCCAACAATGGCACCGTGTGCTATGAGCGCATCAGTGGCGAGGACACGACCAAGTGGCGGGTAGTGCTGCGGATCCTGCCGCAGACATTTGGCTTTGTCTTGCCCCTCCTGGTGATGCTCTTCTGCTATGGTGTCACCATCCACACCCTCCTGCAGACCAAGAATGCTCAGAAGCAGCGGGCCATGAAGGTCATCTTTGCTGTGGTGCTGGTCTTCCTCATCTGCTGGCTGCCCTACAACATCACACTGGTGAGCGACACCCTCATGAGGACGCGGGCCATTGCTGAAACCTGTGAGAGGAGGAACCGCATCGACACAACCCTCTCTGTCACGCAGGTCCTGGGCTTTGCCCACAGCTGCATCAACCCTATCATCTACGCCTTCATCGGTCAAAAGTTTCGCAACAGCTTCCTCAAGATCCTGGCACAGCGTGGGCTGATCAGCAAGGATGCTGTTGCCCGCTATGGCCGTGCCTCCTATGCCTCCACCTCTGGCAATACATCTACCACCCTCTGA